Proteins co-encoded in one Juglans regia cultivar Chandler chromosome 16, Walnut 2.0, whole genome shotgun sequence genomic window:
- the LOC108982332 gene encoding glutamic acid-rich protein-like yields the protein MAEVAEVAQHSESPKTEIKDLAHDIESQIKGAMRSRVAYFQEQAEYSLSLSQINCSLTFEGVRRLLEKDLGLETYALDVHKRLIKQYLLEKHAAMEVEDFRSISLVSGVYKIISKVLVNRLSLVIEQIISKSHNAFMALSSFVKRILAKFKLYEHYFYALKPCWGLRVVDLLGRQFMSPVGGSLEDDSVVHYVVYLCLDGADSDNALKTSGDMGEKSVTREVADSSEGLHSKKDVKDSEETPVMGLLTRHKTTKAGCEETKASENKEVPSESTIKKAVRKRASYIKANSMKITMAELRRLLEKDLELEKYTLDSQKKFISQQLDDVLQSCEFSEEKPTSNVKKDLKKTYDGKASKRVSSEESSDSSDSKDDEEEVKPRKKKVPTGKMHNSDVKKRGRPSKETNISSGKQRKAAKTISKENFDSKDGEMSLKMVNLMRNLKKDNSNPVYGKQVEHLKSVIKSCGMSVPPSIYKKVKQVPENKRETHLIKELEEILSKEGLSANPLEKEIKEVRKKKERAKELEGIDMSNIVQSSRRRSTASFVAPPKPKVPVESNGDDNEDGDDDKENGDDNDEDDDNDDDSQSEEFNEDADEDSD from the exons ATGGCGGAGGTGGCGGAGGTGGCGCAGCATAGCGAGAGCCCTAAGACAGAAATCAAGGATTTGGCGCACGACATCGAGTCGCAGATTAAAGGAGCTATGCGCTCTCGCGTTGCTTACTTCCAAGAACAAGCcgagtactctctctctctctctcaaatcaatTG TTCCTTGACATTTGAGGGGGTACGGAGATTGTTAGAGAAAGACTTGGGGTTGGAGACATATGCTTTGGATGTGCATAAGAGACTTATAAAGCAATATTTACTGGAG AAACATGCGGCTATGGAAGTTGAGGATTTCCGCTCTATAAGCCTGGTGAGTGGGGTATACAAGATTATTTCGAAAGTTCTTGTTAATCGGCTAAGCTTGGTAATTGaacaaattatttctaagtctCATAATGCATTT ATGGCACTCTCCTCTTTTGTGAAGCGGATCTTGGCCAAATTCAAGCTTTACGAGCACTATTTTTATGCTTTGAAGCCGTGTTGGGGCTTAAG GGTGGTTGATTTACTTGGAAGGCAATTCATGTCCCCAGTTGGTggcagtttggaagatgattccgttgtgcattatgtggtgtacttG TGCTTAGATGGTGCTGATTCTGACAATGCCTTGAAGACTTCTGGGGATATGGGGGAGAAAAGTGTGACCAGAGAAGTGGCTGACTCATCTGAGGGGCTTCATTCCAAGAAAGATGTAAAGGATTCGGAAGAAACTCCAGTTATGGGCCTTTTGACAAGACATAAAACTACCAAAGCTGGATGTGAGGAAACTAAAGCCAGTGAAAATAAGGAAGTTCCAAGTGAGAGCACGATAAAGAAAGCTGTTAGAAAAAGAGCTTCTTATATCAAAGCTAATTCCAT GAAAATTACAATGGCTGAACTTCGTCGACTTCTGGAGAAAGATCTTGAACTAGAGAAATATACTCTTGACTCCCAAAAGAAGTTTATTAGTCAACAATTAGATGAT GTGTTGCAATCTTGTGAATTTTCTGAAGAAAAACCTACAAGTAATGTCAAGAAAGATCTTAAGAAAACGTATGATGGGAAAGCATCCAAAAGGGTCAGTAGTGAAGAGAGTTCTGATTCCTCAGATAGcaaggatgatgaagaagaagtgaaaCCTCGAAAGAAAAAGGTTCCAACAGGAAAGATGCATAACTCTGATGTTAAAAAACGGGGAAGACCTTCAAAGGAGACCAACATATCTAGTGGTAAGCAGAGGAAGGCTGCGAAAACAATATCAaaggaaaattttgattcaaaagaCGGTGAAATGTCTCTGAAGATGGTCAATCTGATGAGAAACCTA aaaaaagACAATTCAAACCCTGTATATGGGAAACAAGTGGAGCATCTGAAATCAGTTATCAAatcttgtggaatgag TGTTCCCCCATCCATTTACAAGAAAGTAAAGCAGGTGCCTGAGAACAAACGTGAGACCCACCTGATAAAGGAGTTGGAGGAAATATTATCCAAAGAAGGCTTGTCTGCAAATCCTTTGGAAAAAG AAATCAAGGAagtcagaaagaagaaagaaagagcaaAAGAACTTGAAGGCATTGACATGAGTAATATTGTGCAAAGTTCACGTAGGAGGTCCACAGCCAGTTTTGTAGCTCCTCCAAAGCCCAAAGTTCCAGTTGAAAGCAATGGTGACGATAATGAAGATGGCGATGATGACAAAGAAAACGGAGATGataatgatgaagatgatgataatgatgatgacaGTCAGAGTGAAGAGTTTAATGAGG ATGCTGATGAGGACAGTGATTAA
- the LOC108981060 gene encoding uncharacterized protein LOC108981060 produces MKGHGANAIEVAKTVLEVADVAWTAMEHHQHHHHHQEPAETETKTNSDDQLESLRSENRRLRNLLDQNLRLLQDLSESSFSSNDCPSDLYARLVATVDSEQFLTRLNSLQQASVNGTSNEFPFKEASVDDVHSAEVLVKVDNEEPSWWVWVTDEMVPSNIEEWSGIDDENYIVVSEEHVVDGVANFMARCIMSNPRARNLTPEELQKTVAKAVGGVSKLEKMLGIWHAGKLFYALSTWGLALAGLYRTRTVLKLAAMGVRTSSKVILGAL; encoded by the exons ATGAAAGGCCACGGAGCAAACGCAATAGAGGTGGCCAAGACGGTTCTGGAGGTAGCCGACGTCGCCTGGACCGCCATGGAACACCATCAACACCATCATCACCATCAGGAACCAGCCGAGACGGAGACCAAGACCAATTCGGACGACCAATTGGAATCTCTACGATCGGAGAATCGGCGTCTTAGGAACTTGCTTGACCAGAATCTGAGGCTCCTTCAGGACCTCTCCGAATCCTCTTTTTCCTCCAACGATTGCCCTTCCGAT TTGTATGCCCGGCTCGTAGCAACGGTGGATTCTGAGCAGTTCTTGACTCGTCTCAATTCCCTCCAGCAGGCATCGGTCAATGGGACTAGCAATGAATTTCCTTTCAAAGAGGCGTCAG TTGATGATGTGCACTCGGCTGAAGTTCTAGTCAAAGTTGACAACGAAGAGCCCAGCTGGTGGGTATGGGTCACAGATGAAATGGTGCCTAGCAATATTGAGGAATGGAGCGGGATTGACGACGaaaattatatagttgttaGCGAGGAGCATGTGGTGGATGGGGTTGCCAACTTTATGGCTAGATGCATTATGTCAAACCCTAGAGCTCGG AATTTAACACCAGAAGAGCTGcaaaaaa CTGTGGCAAAAGCAGTAGGTGGTGTCAGCAAACTGGAGAAGATGTTAGGTATTTGGCACGCTGGGAAACTGTTTTATGCCTTGTCCACCTGGGGACTTGCTCTGGCagg
- the LOC108992156 gene encoding gamma-glutamylcyclotransferase 2-3-like: MVMWVFGYGSLIWKAGFNYDQRLVGFIKGYRRVFYQGSTDHRGTPEYPGRTVTLEPAEGEVCCGVAYKVSTKEDEETALTHLEVREKQYDKKAYLDFFTEPTATTPAVSGIMVYIASPDQKLNRNYLGPASIEDIAKQIIHAEGPSGPNRDYLFQLEKALLEMGCKDKHVMDLANEVRRMVSLGELTAS, from the exons ATGGTGATGTGGGTATTTGGGTATGGTTCTCTCATTTGGAAAGCCGGCTTTAACTACGATCAGCGCCTCGTTGGGTTCATCAAAGGCTATCGTCGTGTCTTCTATcaag GTAGTACGGACCACAGAGGAACACCAGAGTATCCAGGAAGGACAGTGACATTGGAGCCAGCAGAAGGCGAAGTCTGT TGTGGAGTTGCCTACAAGGTCTCTacaaaggaagatgaagaaactGCACTAACG CATTTAGAAGTGAGGGAGAAGCAGTACGACAAGAAGGCTTATCTTGATTTCTTCACT GAACCTACAGCTACAACTCCTGCTGTTTCTGGAATAATGGT GTACATTGCATCTCCAGACCAGAAGCTCAACAGAAATTACTTGGGACCTGCTTCAATTGAGGATATTGCCAA aCAAATAATCCACGCTGAAGGCCCATCAGGTCCCAACAGAGACTACCTTTTCCAACTTGAAAAGGCTCTTCTTGAAATGG GTTGTAAAGACAAACATGTAATGGATCTTGCAAATGAGGTCAGGCGCATGGTTTCCCTGGGGGAGCTGACTGCTTCATGA